The genomic region TGGGGCGATTATGATGGTACGCATGTCAGCGGAGCGGGCGTCCTGCGCGCTGGCAGCAGGCGATATCAGTCCCATGGCGAACCCTGCACACGCCAGAATGCCGGCGAGGCGGCTAGCCCCGGCAGCATACTGTCCTGCAGTGTTCGTCCTATTGGTCACGTTGGCGCTCCCCAGTGCCGGTTACGTCACCTGTTTATACGCCCGATAATCTAACATGTTCCCTGCTGGCGCGCTGCCAGAATCGCTCAGGCGCGATTAACTGTGTATGAACACGCCCACAACCTTGCAATGAAAAAAGGAGAGGCTGCACGCCTCTCCTTTCCCAACCCTTATGCAATACAGGTGCTTACTGGCAGGCGAGGCATTCCTCGTATTCGGTCCTGGCAGCGGCCTGCATGGAGCTTTCCATGTCGTCCTTGCCTTCGGTACCGGCAAAGGCGGTGCGCTGGACGGATTTGGAGCGGCAGTAATAGAGCGATTTGATGCCCCGCTCCCACGCCGTCCAGTGCAGCATGTGAAGGTCCCATTTATCGACATTGCCCGGCAGGAAGATGTTCAGCGACTGGGCCTGACAGATAAAGGGCGTGCGGTCGGCGGCGTGCTCGATCACCCAGCGCTGGTCCAGTTCGAACGCGGTCTTGAACACGTCCTTCTCGTCCTGGCTGAGGGCGTCGAGATGCTGGACGGAGCCTTCATGCTCCAGGATCGAATTCCAGGTCGCGGGCGTGTTGATGCCCTTGTCTTCCAGCAGCTTTTCCAGATACGGGTTCTTCACCGTGAACGAGCCTGACAGCGTCTTGTGCGTGTAGACATTGGCCGGGATCGGCTCGATGCCGGCGCTCGTCCCGCCGCAAATGATCGAGATCGAGGCGGTCGGCGCGATGGCCAGCTTGTGGGAGAAGCGCGCCTTCACGCCGCTTTCTGCCGCATCCGGGCAGGCCCCGCGCTCTTCGGCGAGCTTCACCGAAGCCCGGTCAGCGCCCTGACGCAAATGCTTGAACAGCTTGCGGTTCCAGCTGGCCGCCATGGCGGACTCAAAGGGAATGTTGAGCGATTGCAGGAAGGAGTGGAAGCCCATCAGGCCAAGGCCGACAGACCGCTCGCGCCAGGCCGAATAGGTGGCGCGGTCCATCTCGTCGGGCGCACGGTCGATAAAGTCCTGCAGCACATTGTCGAGGAAGCGGAACAGATCCTCGATGAAGAGCGGATCGTCCTTCCATTCGAGGAATTTCTCTGCGTTGACCGAGGACAGGCAGCACACGGCGGTGCGGTCGCGGCCCAGATGGTCGACGCCCGTCGGCAGCATGATTTCCGAGCACAGATTGGACTGGCGCACTTTCAGGCCCAGCTTCTTCTGGAACATGGGCAGGGCGTTGTTCACCGTGTCGGAATAGATGATGTAGGGCTCGCCGGTCTGCAGGCGCAGTTCCAGGATTTTCTGCCACAGCTTGCGCGCGGAGATGGATTTCACCACTTCGCCGGATTTCGGCGAGATGAGCGGGAAATCGGCATCCTCGCGCACGGCCACCATGAACTCGTCAGTGATGTTCAGGCCGTGATGCAGGTTCAGGCTCTTGCGGTTGAAATCGCCGCTAGGCTTGCGAATTTCCAGAAACTCTTCGATTTCCGGGTGGTGGACGTCGAGATAGACGGCGGCCGAACCGCGGCGCAGCGAGCCTTGCGAAATCGCAAGGGTCAGCGAATCCATCACGCGCACGAAGGGAATAATGCCGGAGGTCTGCCCGTTCTGGCCGACCTTCTCGCCGATGGAGCGCACATGGCCCCAATAGGTGCCGATGCCGCCGCCATTGGAGGCCAGCCACACATTTTCCGTCCAGGTGGCGACGATATCGTCCAGCGAATCGCCAACCGAGTTGAGGAAGCACGAAATCGGCAGGCCGCGCTCGGCCCCGCCATTGGAGAGGACCGGCGTGGCGGGCATGAACCAGAGGCGCGACATGTAGTCGTAAAGGCGCTGCGCGTGGGCCGTATCGTCGGCATAGGCGCTGGCCGCGCGCGCAAACATGTCCTGATAGCTTTCGCCGGGCAGGAGATAGCGGTCGACCAGCGTTTTCTTGCCGAAATCGGTGAGCAATGCGTCGCGCGACGGATCGGTCTTCACGCTCTCCACGAGGCGCAGCGTGACGGCCTTGGGCTTGCCGCGCCGCGAGCGCACGGGGCCCTGTGTTGCGGTGCCGGACAGTGGGCTAGAGTCAAACGGCGTCATGGTCCAAACCGCTCCTTCGTGCAGGGCGCAAAAATCCTTGGCGCTGGGCAGGGAAACGCGCGCCGCCTTAACAAAAACCTATACATGCTGTGTGGCTTCCCCCGGAAACCGCAACATATAGTGCTAAGGGTCTCAGCCAGCGTCAACGGCCCAAACACGCTTCGGCCCAACTTTTTGGTAAACAAACTCCTAACACATCGGTGTCCGTATCCGGACTCTTTAACGCTTTCGGGGCGATAGCCCTGCTGAGATTAAATGTGGAAATCACAGCTGGCCGCTGCCAGCCGCTTATCCCAGATTCAGCAGTTCGGGATCGCCCCCCTGCGCCGCGATGTTGATCGTCACCACACGTTCTGCCGCGAAGCGGTAGAGATAGTGCGGTCCCCCGGCTTTCGGCCCGGTGCCGGAGAGGCCCTCACCGCCGAAAGGCTGCACGCCGACGACCGCGCCGGTCATGTTGCGATTCACGTAGGTATTGCCCGCCGGAACCGCCTCGCGAACCGAATCAAGGAATCGCTGGAGACGCGAATGCACCCCCAGCGTCAGCCCGTAGCCCTTGCCTGCGAGCTGGGCGGCGAGCTTTGGCAGATCGGCGCGCTTGTAACGGACCACATGCAGGATCGGCCCGAATACTTCGCGGTCGGCCACGTCCAGCGAGGGCAGTTCGACCAGCAAGGGCGCGAAATAATGCCCTTGCGCTTTCAGCGCATCGCTCAGCGGCGCGCGGTGCAGGATGGTGGCTTCGCGCTCCATGCGGCTCTCATGGGCGGTGAGCATGCCGAGCGCCTCGTCATCAATGACCGGGCCGACATCGGTCGCCGGATCGGCCGGATCGCCCAGGGTCAGCGCATCCATCGCGCCTTTAAGCGCCTCGATCAGCCCGTCGGAGGTCTCGCGTGGCAGGAAGATGATGCGAAGCGCGGAGCAGCGCTGTCCGGCTGAACCGAAGGCGGAGAGAATCACATCATCCACCACCTGCTCTTTCAGGGCGGACGTGTCGACGAACATGGCGTTGAGCCCGCCCGTTTCGGCTATCAGCGGCAGGATGGCCCCGTCGCGCGATGCCAGCGTGCGGTTGATGATGCGCGCGACTTCCGTCGAGCCGGTGAAGGCAACCCCGGCCAGAAGCGGATGGCCCGTCATCAGCGCGCCCACCTTGCCATCGCCGGGTACCAGCTGGACCACGTCTTTGGGCAGGCCCGCCTTCTGGAAGAGTTTGATGGTTTCGAACGCTACCAAAGGCGTCTGCTCGGCGGGCTTCGCGACGACCGTATTTCCGGCGGCCAGCGCAGCGGCAATCTGGCCGGTGAAGATCGCCAGCGGGAAGTTCCACGGGCTGATGCAGGCAAAGACACCCTTGCCCGCCAGCTCCATATGGTTGGTTTCGCCTGCCGGTCCGGGCAGGCGGTCGGCATGGCTGAACTTGGTTTCGGCCTCGGCTGCGTAATAGCGCAAGAAATCGACCGCCTCGCGCACTTCTGCCACGCCGTCATTAAGCGTCTTGCCACCTTCACGCGTCAGGATCGCCATGAAGCGGCCGGTATCGGCCTCCAGCACATCGGCGATTTTGCGCAAGATCATGGCCCGCGCGGCGCCGCCCTGACGGTCCCAGGCATCGAACGCCTTGTGGGCCGCCGTGAAGGCGGCATCCACCATGGCTTCGTCGGCCTCCACGACTTTGCTCACAATCACGGAGGAATTGACCGGGCTTGCCTGCTCGCGCGCCTTTCCTGTTTTCACCTTGCCGGAGATGATCGGGCCACATGCATAGGGCATCGCCTTGTCGAAATGGTTTTGCGCGTCTGCCAGCATGGTGCGTACCCCTTTCTGTGAAAGGTCGACCCCTGCCGAATTGTCCCGGTGGGGACCGTAAAGCCGGGGCGGGGCCGGAATGAAGGGATGGCGGTCCATGCTGTCGGCGCCCTCAAAGGGGCCGCGCGCCACATCGGCAGCCGGAACATCCGGATCGAGGAAGGAGTGCACGAAGGAGGTGTTGGCCCCGTTCTCCAGCAGACGGCGCACCAGATAGGGCAGCAAGTCTTCATGGCTGCCCACAGGCGCGTAGACGCGCACAGGGCGCAGCGCGAAGGCGCTGGCGGCGGCCAGATAAAGCGGCTCGCCCATGCCGTGCAGGCGCTGGAACTCGTATGATTCATTGCCAAGCTCGGCGGCGATCTCGCGCACCGCGCATAAGGAATGCGCGTTATGGGTCGCAAACTGCGGGTAGATCGTGTCCGGCTCACCCAGCATGGCGCGCGCGCAGGCCAGATAGTTGAGGTCAGTCGCCGAT from Glycocaulis abyssi harbors:
- the putA gene encoding bifunctional proline dehydrogenase/L-glutamate gamma-semialdehyde dehydrogenase PutA — encoded protein: MNTDTASAAGIDWDSIDALKFASESEAVRALNAQAGLDAAARARVSAAAIDLVERARNAKTRTGLMESFLQEFGLSNKEGLALMCLAEALLRVPDAKTADALIAEKIGSGAWAEHAWKSENWLVNASTLGLMLSGSLMDVDPAARKDPGAYFRNIAGRVGEPVIRTATRQAMRILGEQFVLGRTIGGAIRRGHAWKVPEGHHPLFSFDMLGEGARTHTDAARYHTRYLDAIAAVAKSRQDGPVEAVDGVSVKLSALHPRYNIFKLETLWRELYPKVLEQAEAAKAADIGFCLDAEESDRLVLQLMMLERLAHEPSLAGWNGLGLALQAYQKRARAVIAKLAELGRSSGRRLMVRLVKGAYWDTEVKFSQMNGWPDFPVWTTKSATDLNYLACARAMLGEPDTIYPQFATHNAHSLCAVREIAAELGNESYEFQRLHGMGEPLYLAAASAFALRPVRVYAPVGSHEDLLPYLVRRLLENGANTSFVHSFLDPDVPAADVARGPFEGADSMDRHPFIPAPPRLYGPHRDNSAGVDLSQKGVRTMLADAQNHFDKAMPYACGPIISGKVKTGKAREQASPVNSSVIVSKVVEADEAMVDAAFTAAHKAFDAWDRQGGAARAMILRKIADVLEADTGRFMAILTREGGKTLNDGVAEVREAVDFLRYYAAEAETKFSHADRLPGPAGETNHMELAGKGVFACISPWNFPLAIFTGQIAAALAAGNTVVAKPAEQTPLVAFETIKLFQKAGLPKDVVQLVPGDGKVGALMTGHPLLAGVAFTGSTEVARIINRTLASRDGAILPLIAETGGLNAMFVDTSALKEQVVDDVILSAFGSAGQRCSALRIIFLPRETSDGLIEALKGAMDALTLGDPADPATDVGPVIDDEALGMLTAHESRMEREATILHRAPLSDALKAQGHYFAPLLVELPSLDVADREVFGPILHVVRYKRADLPKLAAQLAGKGYGLTLGVHSRLQRFLDSVREAVPAGNTYVNRNMTGAVVGVQPFGGEGLSGTGPKAGGPHYLYRFAAERVVTINIAAQGGDPELLNLG
- a CDS encoding ribonucleoside-diphosphate reductase subunit alpha is translated as MTPFDSSPLSGTATQGPVRSRRGKPKAVTLRLVESVKTDPSRDALLTDFGKKTLVDRYLLPGESYQDMFARAASAYADDTAHAQRLYDYMSRLWFMPATPVLSNGGAERGLPISCFLNSVGDSLDDIVATWTENVWLASNGGGIGTYWGHVRSIGEKVGQNGQTSGIIPFVRVMDSLTLAISQGSLRRGSAAVYLDVHHPEIEEFLEIRKPSGDFNRKSLNLHHGLNITDEFMVAVREDADFPLISPKSGEVVKSISARKLWQKILELRLQTGEPYIIYSDTVNNALPMFQKKLGLKVRQSNLCSEIMLPTGVDHLGRDRTAVCCLSSVNAEKFLEWKDDPLFIEDLFRFLDNVLQDFIDRAPDEMDRATYSAWRERSVGLGLMGFHSFLQSLNIPFESAMAASWNRKLFKHLRQGADRASVKLAEERGACPDAAESGVKARFSHKLAIAPTASISIICGGTSAGIEPIPANVYTHKTLSGSFTVKNPYLEKLLEDKGINTPATWNSILEHEGSVQHLDALSQDEKDVFKTAFELDQRWVIEHAADRTPFICQAQSLNIFLPGNVDKWDLHMLHWTAWERGIKSLYYCRSKSVQRTAFAGTEGKDDMESSMQAAARTEYEECLACQ